From Nitrospira sp., a single genomic window includes:
- a CDS encoding nuclear transport factor 2 family protein, with the protein MAEDAWNTRDPQRVALAYTQDSVWRNRAEFLAGRDAIVQFLTRKWSKELDYRLIKELWAFHGNRIAVQFAYEWHDDAGNWFRSYGNENWEFDEHGYMQRRIASINDLAIDVKDRKYHWPLGRRPDEHPGLSDLGL; encoded by the coding sequence ATGGCCGAAGATGCCTGGAACACCCGTGATCCCCAGCGAGTAGCCCTGGCGTATACGCAGGATAGCGTCTGGCGCAATCGCGCAGAGTTTCTTGCCGGACGCGACGCCATCGTGCAGTTCCTGACCAGAAAATGGAGCAAGGAGCTGGACTATCGGCTCATTAAGGAGCTGTGGGCGTTTCATGGCAATCGGATTGCGGTTCAGTTTGCCTATGAGTGGCATGACGATGCTGGGAACTGGTTCCGGTCCTACGGCAATGAGAACTGGGAATTCGACGAGCACGGATACATGCAGCGTCGTATTGCTAGCATCAACGATCTGGCTATCGACGTAAAGGACCGCAAGTACCACTGGCCGTTGGGCCGCCGTCCGGACGAGCATCCGGGGCTCTCAGATCTGGGCCTCTAG
- a CDS encoding IS3 family transposase, translated as TAEIYDYIELFYNRTRRHSHLSGVSPEAFEAVSERA; from the coding sequence CCACCGCCGAGATCTATGATTACATCGAACTGTTCTATAATCGCACTCGTCGGCACAGCCATCTGAGCGGGGTCAGTCCGGAGGCGTTTGAAGCCGTGTCGGAACGGGCTTAA